A genomic window from Meleagris gallopavo isolate NT-WF06-2002-E0010 breed Aviagen turkey brand Nicholas breeding stock chromosome 30, Turkey_5.1, whole genome shotgun sequence includes:
- the MEX3D gene encoding RNA-binding protein MEX3D — translation MLSVLETPRHLPSPASCGSCWLCISPSWALCSHEVLALTHHLFPLFLHSPGCKIKALRAKTNTYIKTPVRGEEPIFIVTGRKEDVEMAKREILSAAEHFSMIRATRNKVNGLTGALQGPPNLPGQTTIQVRVPYRVVGLVVGPKGATIKRIQQQTHTYIVTPSRDKEPVFEVTGMPENVDRAREEIEAHITMRTGSFVDVNAENDFHTNGTDVCLDLQGGSAGLWAKAPHPARRPAAALRNDSLSSLGSASTESFYSGRVADNSPTSPYSTGGGFTFSDAPAPLGSEECDFGFDFLALDLTTPSAAAAIWSPFERAANPLQAFGGSQRRNSGTATPRHSPTLPESTGGALEHPLARRIQSNPVSTLSWLPTQGSLSSFSTSTGYSSSSSLPGSVSAASGSPTDSSSSDGHRKSSRECMVCFESEVIAALVPCGHNLFCMECAMRICGKAEPECPACHTPATQAIHIFS, via the exons atgctgtctgtgctggagACCCCCAGG CACCTGCCGAGTCCTGCTAGTTGTGGGTCCTGCTGGCTCTGCATCTCTCCCTCCTGGGCACTGTGTTCCCACGAGGTCTTGGCTTTGACACATcatctttttccccttttccttcacTCTCCAGGTTGCAAAATCAAAGCCCTGCGCGCCAAGACAAACACATACATCAAGACGCCGGTGAGGGGCGAGGAACCCATCTTCATCGTCACCGGGAGGAAGGAGGATGTGGAAATGGCCAAGAGGGAGATCCtctcagctgctgagcactTCTCCATGATCCGAGCGACACGCAACAAAGTGAACGGGCTGACGGGTGCCCTGCAGGGTCCCCCCAACCTACCGGGCCAGACCACCATCCAGGTGAGAGTCCCATACCGCGTGGTGGGGCTGGTGGTGGGCCCCAAGGGAGCCACCATCAAGCGCATCCAGCAGCAGACGCACACCTACATCGTGACACCCAGCCGTGACAAGGAGCCCGTCTTTGAGGTGACGGGAATGCCCGAGAACGTGGACCGGGCCCGCGAGGAGATCGAGGCCCACATCACCATGCGGACAGGCTCCTTCGTCGACGTCAACGCCGAAAACGACTTCCACACCAACGGCACCGACGTCTGCTTGGACCTGCAGGGTGGTTCTGCCGGTCTGTGGGCCAAAGCTCCACACCCGGCCCGCCGGCCCGCGGCCGCGCTGCGCAACGACAGCctcagctccctgggcagcgcCTCCACCGAGTCCTTCTACAGCGGGCGGGTGGCAGATAACAGCCCCACCAGCCCCTACAGCACCGGCGGTGGATTCACCTTCAGCGATGCGCCGGCCCCGCTGGGCTCGGAGGAATGCGACTTCGGTTTCGACTTCTTGGCCTTGGACCTGACGACGCCGAGTGCCGCCGCCGCCATCTGGTCGCCCTTTGAGCGTGCTGCCAACCCCCTGCAAGCCTTCGGCGGCTCGCAGAGACGCAACAGCGGCACGGCCACACCACGCCATTCACCCACTTTGCCCGAGAGCACCGGAGGGGCCTTGGAGCACCCCTTGGCGCGCCGGATCCAGAGCAACCCCGTCAGCACCTTGTCCTGGCTGCCCACCCAGGGCTCGCTCTCCTCCTTCTCCACCAGCACGGGTTACTCCTCCTCCTCATCGCTGCCCGGCAGCGTCTCGGCCGCCTCGGGCTCACCCACCGACTCCAGCAGCTCCGACGGGCATCGCAAGAGCTCTCGTGAGTGCATGGTGTGCTTTGAGAGCGAGGTGATCGCCGCCCTGGTGCCCTGCGGCCACAACCTCTTCTGCATGGAGTGTGCCATGCGCATCTGTGGCAAGGCCGAGCCCGAGTGCCCCGCGTGCCACACACCGGCCACCCAAGCCATCCACATCTTCTCCTAG